One window from the genome of Scatophagus argus isolate fScaArg1 chromosome 13, fScaArg1.pri, whole genome shotgun sequence encodes:
- the wnt9a gene encoding protein Wnt-9a isoform X1: MLDGHLLLGWLSFTVIVYLLNLPGPTAAYFGLTGNEPLSILPLNSLPEENVGRAHYKLCDRLKLEKKQRRMCRRDPGVAETLREAITMSALECQYQFRFERWNCTLEGRHRANILKRGFKETAFLYAISSAGLTHAMAKACSAGRMERCTCDEAPDLENRKAWQWGGCGDNLKYANKFVKDFLGKRSNKDLRARVDMHNTNVGMKVIKSGVETTCKCHGVSGSCTVQTCWRQLLPFHEIGKQLKQRYETSIKVGSSTNEATGEGEISTGRSQQQQQQQQQQQQPLPGLNDQIPRTMDLLHIEDSPSFCRPSKYSSGTAARKCYKDKNCDAICCGRGHNTQSREVTRPCQCQVRWCCYVECKQCTQREEVYTCKG, encoded by the exons GTTGACAGGTAATGAACCGTTGTCTATCCTGCCACTGAACTCTCTACCAGAAGAGAACGTGGGCAGGGCCCACTACAAGCTGTGCGACCGGCTCAAACTGGAAAAGAAGCAGCGCAGGATGTGCAGACGAGACCCGGGCGTGGCAGAGACCCTGAGAGAGGCCATCACCATGAGCGCCCTAGAATGCCAGTACCAATTCCGCTTTGAGAGGTGGAACTGCACCTTAGAGGGGCGCCACCGAGCCAACATACTAAAGAGAG GATTTAAGGAGACAGCCTTCTTGTATGCCATCTCCTCCGCGGGCCTGACCCATGCAATGGCCAAAGCTTGTAGCGCAGGACGCATGGAACGCTGCACGTGTGACGAGGCCCCGGACCTGGAGAACCGCAAGGCGTGGCAGTGGGGAGGCTGTGGAGACAACCTCAAATACGCCAACAAGTTTGTCAAGGACTTCCTGGGCAAACGCTCCAACAAGGACCTGCGTGCACGCGTGGACATGCACAACACAAATGTGGGCATGAAG GTAATCAAATCCGGAGTGGAGACCACATGCAAATGCCATGGCGTCTCCGGCTCGTGCACCGTTCAGACCTGCTGGAGGCAGCTCCTGCCCTTCCACGAGATTGGCAAACAGCTGAAGCAGCGTTACGAGACCTCCATTAAAGTGGGAAGTTCCACCAACGAGGCCACTGGGGAGGGAGAGATCTCCACGGGCCgaagccagcagcagcagcagcagcagcagcagcagcagcagcccctgCCTGGCTTGAACGATCAGATCCCTCGCACTATGGACTTGCTCCACATCGAGGACTCGCCCAGTTTCTGTCGACCAAGCAAGTACTCGTCGGGAACAGCAGCCCGCAAGTGCTACAAGGACAAGAACTGTGACGCTATCTGCTGCGGGCGAGGCCATAACACTCAGAGTAGGGAGGTGACCCGACCCTGCCAGTGCCAGGTGCGCTGGTGCTGCTACGTCGAATGCAAGCAGTGCACACAACGAGAAGAGGTCTATACCTGCAAAGGGTAA
- the wnt9a gene encoding protein Wnt-9a isoform X2 translates to MCRRDPGVAETLREAITMSALECQYQFRFERWNCTLEGRHRANILKRGFKETAFLYAISSAGLTHAMAKACSAGRMERCTCDEAPDLENRKAWQWGGCGDNLKYANKFVKDFLGKRSNKDLRARVDMHNTNVGMKVIKSGVETTCKCHGVSGSCTVQTCWRQLLPFHEIGKQLKQRYETSIKVGSSTNEATGEGEISTGRSQQQQQQQQQQQQPLPGLNDQIPRTMDLLHIEDSPSFCRPSKYSSGTAARKCYKDKNCDAICCGRGHNTQSREVTRPCQCQVRWCCYVECKQCTQREEVYTCKG, encoded by the exons ATGTGCAGACGAGACCCGGGCGTGGCAGAGACCCTGAGAGAGGCCATCACCATGAGCGCCCTAGAATGCCAGTACCAATTCCGCTTTGAGAGGTGGAACTGCACCTTAGAGGGGCGCCACCGAGCCAACATACTAAAGAGAG GATTTAAGGAGACAGCCTTCTTGTATGCCATCTCCTCCGCGGGCCTGACCCATGCAATGGCCAAAGCTTGTAGCGCAGGACGCATGGAACGCTGCACGTGTGACGAGGCCCCGGACCTGGAGAACCGCAAGGCGTGGCAGTGGGGAGGCTGTGGAGACAACCTCAAATACGCCAACAAGTTTGTCAAGGACTTCCTGGGCAAACGCTCCAACAAGGACCTGCGTGCACGCGTGGACATGCACAACACAAATGTGGGCATGAAG GTAATCAAATCCGGAGTGGAGACCACATGCAAATGCCATGGCGTCTCCGGCTCGTGCACCGTTCAGACCTGCTGGAGGCAGCTCCTGCCCTTCCACGAGATTGGCAAACAGCTGAAGCAGCGTTACGAGACCTCCATTAAAGTGGGAAGTTCCACCAACGAGGCCACTGGGGAGGGAGAGATCTCCACGGGCCgaagccagcagcagcagcagcagcagcagcagcagcagcagcccctgCCTGGCTTGAACGATCAGATCCCTCGCACTATGGACTTGCTCCACATCGAGGACTCGCCCAGTTTCTGTCGACCAAGCAAGTACTCGTCGGGAACAGCAGCCCGCAAGTGCTACAAGGACAAGAACTGTGACGCTATCTGCTGCGGGCGAGGCCATAACACTCAGAGTAGGGAGGTGACCCGACCCTGCCAGTGCCAGGTGCGCTGGTGCTGCTACGTCGAATGCAAGCAGTGCACACAACGAGAAGAGGTCTATACCTGCAAAGGGTAA